From a region of the Candidatus Brocadia sp. genome:
- a CDS encoding ABC transporter ATP-binding protein/permease produces MADKIYDRAVIRKLLSYVLRYKASAFLSVFIVLITTVLFLLCPYLFGYAIDHGISKGDKTLVYRTALAILGIQTLRLILVVVQSYNIQAIGQKVMLDVRMELFRHVQSLPVSFFDKNPVGRVVTRLTNDIAAIGELFSAGVIVVIGDVFIIIGIFVAMVMLNGKLALITLSVFPIIVIIALWFGKHMKNSFREIRRKLARINAYLNENITGMKVVQLFNREKKNYKKFDEINDDYLKEQVRYIRYFAVFQPAINMVSALAVGLVLWYGARRYMHGFLTLGVLVSFLAYIHDLFDPIRDIVEKYNIFQGAMASSERVFGLMQEPAEVDYVIPHPSREVSRKDFKGDIEFQNIWFAYNGNDYVLKDISFRIKPGQSVALVGVTGSGKTSIASILTRLYEIQKGTILLDQIDIRKIEKVGLRYVVGLVSQDVFLFAGTLRDNITLFNPIPTATVLETIGALGLMPFIDRMSGGLDMEIAERGANLSVGERQFISLSRIILYDPRVIILDEATSSMDPLSEVLIQNAMQKVTQARTSIFIAHRLSTILHCDKIIVLNKGKKVEEGSHEELLRLGGLYSQLYRVYMKEELIGHG; encoded by the coding sequence TTGGCTGACAAAATATATGACAGGGCGGTTATCAGAAAACTGCTGTCGTATGTATTGCGGTATAAGGCCTCAGCTTTCTTGTCGGTCTTTATCGTGCTGATTACTACCGTTTTGTTCCTGCTGTGTCCATACCTCTTTGGATATGCAATTGATCATGGCATCAGCAAGGGCGATAAGACATTGGTATACCGGACGGCATTGGCCATACTTGGGATCCAAACCCTACGGCTCATATTAGTCGTAGTTCAAAGTTACAATATTCAGGCCATTGGGCAGAAGGTCATGCTGGATGTGCGCATGGAGCTTTTTCGCCACGTTCAGTCACTCCCCGTTTCCTTTTTCGATAAAAATCCCGTTGGGAGGGTTGTCACACGCCTGACCAATGATATTGCAGCCATTGGGGAGCTCTTTTCAGCCGGTGTTATTGTCGTAATCGGAGACGTCTTCATCATCATCGGGATCTTTGTGGCGATGGTGATGCTCAACGGGAAACTTGCCCTCATTACCCTTTCCGTCTTCCCCATTATTGTGATAATTGCCCTCTGGTTCGGGAAACACATGAAGAATTCCTTCCGGGAGATACGGCGCAAGCTGGCGCGTATCAACGCCTATCTCAATGAAAATATCACCGGAATGAAGGTTGTCCAGCTCTTCAATCGCGAGAAAAAGAACTATAAGAAATTTGACGAGATCAATGATGACTATTTAAAAGAGCAGGTGAGATATATCCGCTATTTTGCCGTGTTCCAGCCGGCAATAAATATGGTAAGCGCATTAGCAGTTGGCCTGGTGCTCTGGTATGGAGCCAGGAGATACATGCACGGTTTTCTTACCCTCGGCGTCCTCGTGTCATTCCTGGCGTACATTCACGATTTATTCGATCCCATCCGTGACATTGTGGAAAAATACAATATTTTTCAGGGCGCTATGGCCTCGTCCGAGCGGGTGTTCGGTCTCATGCAGGAACCGGCTGAAGTGGATTATGTTATTCCCCATCCCTCCCGCGAGGTCTCCAGGAAAGATTTTAAGGGAGATATTGAATTTCAAAATATCTGGTTTGCTTATAACGGAAACGATTATGTGTTGAAGGATATATCGTTTCGTATAAAGCCGGGGCAGTCCGTTGCGCTGGTGGGGGTAACTGGCAGTGGAAAGACATCGATTGCAAGCATCCTGACGCGACTCTATGAAATCCAAAAGGGAACGATCCTGTTGGATCAGATAGATATCCGGAAGATTGAAAAGGTGGGGCTGCGGTACGTTGTTGGACTGGTGAGCCAGGACGTCTTTCTGTTTGCAGGTACCCTGCGTGATAACATTACCCTGTTCAATCCCATACCCACGGCAACCGTGTTAGAGACCATCGGGGCATTAGGGTTGATGCCCTTTATCGACCGCATGTCCGGCGGGCTGGATATGGAAATTGCCGAGCGTGGCGCAAATCTCTCGGTAGGTGAGCGCCAGTTTATCTCACTCTCCCGCATCATTCTCTACGACCCGCGGGTGATCATCCTTGATGAGGCGACGTCCAGCATGGATCCCCTCTCAGAGGTCCTGATCCAGAATGCCATGCAAAAGGTCACCCAGGCCAGGACGTCCATCTTCATTGCCCACCGGTTATCCACCATCCTGCATTGTGACAAGATTATCGTATTAAACAAGGGCAAGAAGGTGGAAGAGGGCAGTCACGAAGAACTCCTCCGGCTGGGCGGCCTTTACAGTCAGCTATACAGGGTATATATGAAGGAGGAGTTGATAGGGCATGGGTAA
- a CDS encoding IS630 family transposase has product MWCIGKLTEEYRQRMYDLLELYTRSYCEDEPVICVDEKSKQLLEQPRPPIPASPGNPVKEDCEYKRAGTRNIFMAVEPKGGCRQVEVTTRRTKRDFVQFIGHLVKKVYVRALKIHLVLDNLNTHFRSSFEEILGVEEATQMLERVEFHYTPKHASWLNMAEIEIGIMDRQCTGCRIPNEQTLRSEVAAWTDRRNQAKSTIDWKFTRQDADQKLSRHYVS; this is encoded by the coding sequence ATGTGGTGTATTGGTAAATTGACTGAGGAATACCGCCAAAGGATGTATGACTTGCTGGAACTCTACACGAGGTCTTATTGTGAGGACGAGCCAGTGATTTGCGTAGACGAGAAGAGTAAGCAGCTTTTGGAACAACCGCGCCCCCCAATTCCTGCCAGTCCGGGCAATCCTGTCAAAGAGGACTGCGAGTATAAACGTGCCGGCACCCGTAATATTTTCATGGCAGTTGAACCTAAGGGTGGTTGTAGACAGGTTGAAGTGACAACCCGTCGTACCAAGAGAGATTTTGTCCAGTTCATCGGCCATTTGGTAAAAAAAGTCTATGTAAGGGCGCTCAAGATTCATCTGGTGTTGGACAATCTTAATACTCATTTTCGCAGTAGTTTTGAAGAAATATTGGGTGTTGAAGAAGCAACCCAAATGTTGGAACGAGTAGAATTTCATTATACTCCCAAGCATGCCAGTTGGCTTAATATGGCTGAAATTGAAATCGGCATCATGGATCGGCAGTGTACTGGGTGCCGAATACCAAACGAACAAACCCTTCGGTCGGAAGTCGCTGCGTGGACTGACCGACGCAACCAGGCCAAATCAACAATAGATTGGAAGTTTACACGGCAAGATGCTGATCAAAAGCTGTCAAGGCACTATGTTTCGTAA
- a CDS encoding helix-turn-helix domain-containing protein, whose translation MPEKHILSVLGVGRTAIWRTRSAYLEKGLDYALHDVVRPGQPVKYGTNQQAEVVALACSAPPKGARRWTIALLTEAIRQQLKLRKISRESIRLFLKKTTVSRGGN comes from the coding sequence GTGCCTGAAAAACATATTCTGTCTGTTCTGGGTGTTGGCCGCACTGCCATTTGGCGGACACGCTCTGCATATCTTGAGAAGGGCTTGGATTATGCACTTCACGATGTTGTCAGACCCGGTCAGCCGGTAAAATACGGAACCAACCAACAAGCCGAAGTCGTAGCTTTGGCATGTAGTGCACCACCGAAGGGTGCCAGGCGCTGGACAATCGCCTTGTTGACTGAAGCAATAAGGCAACAGCTAAAACTTAGAAAGATTAGTCGTGAAAGTATCCGTCTCTTTCTAAAAAAAACGACTGTAAGCCGTGGCGGAAATTGA
- a CDS encoding IS1634 family transposase, with translation MEYAGLDTFWRMRLPSSRKGTSWLNMLKALVCYRLIDPGSEFRFHREWYVRSAIGDLLGEDYSLAQKDKAYRCLDLLLEHRDELFAYLKEKWGKLFGAKYDVLLYDLTSTYFESDPPPTGSGSKKRFGYSRDKRSDCVQVVVALVLTPEGFPVAYEVYPGNTRDTATLEEFLDRIEKQYGKFRRTWLMDRGIPTEEMLEKMRERGIDYLVGTPKGHLTRVEKPLLEQTWMRARGERPRESSSAGIGVLRLRGKP, from the coding sequence ATGGAATATGCTGGACTGGACACATTCTGGAGGATGCGTCTGCCGTCAAGCCGGAAGGGGACAAGCTGGTTGAATATGCTGAAGGCGCTTGTCTGTTACCGGCTGATCGATCCGGGAAGCGAATTTCGTTTTCACCGTGAGTGGTACGTGCGCAGCGCAATAGGCGATCTGCTGGGAGAGGATTATTCCCTGGCGCAGAAGGACAAGGCGTATCGTTGTTTGGATTTGTTGCTTGAGCATCGGGACGAGCTGTTTGCCTATTTAAAGGAGAAGTGGGGCAAGCTCTTTGGGGCGAAGTACGATGTACTGCTGTATGATTTGACGAGTACGTATTTTGAAAGTGACCCACCTCCGACTGGATCGGGGAGTAAGAAACGGTTTGGATATAGCCGGGACAAACGTTCGGATTGCGTGCAGGTGGTAGTGGCATTGGTGTTAACGCCGGAAGGATTTCCCGTTGCCTACGAAGTGTATCCGGGCAATACCAGAGACACCGCAACGCTGGAGGAATTTCTGGATCGGATTGAAAAGCAGTATGGGAAATTCCGGCGCACCTGGCTTATGGATCGCGGTATTCCAACGGAGGAGATGTTGGAAAAGATGCGTGAGCGCGGGATTGATTATTTGGTTGGGACTCCGAAGGGGCATTTGACGAGAGTAGAAAAACCGCTACTCGAACAAACCTGGATGCGGGCGAGGGGAGAGCGTCCGCGTGAAAGTTCTTCGGCAGGAATCGGAGTTTTACGTTTACGTGGAAAGCCATGA
- a CDS encoding sigma 54-interacting transcriptional regulator: MAELIDVTIPGQKKSYPLKDITIIGRASTTDIKLDDLMVSRHHARVSRWNEGYVVEDLGSLNGVFLNDARITSPQPLSDSSKICIGPHTLIFRSAESPHPANITPPSSEYTQIIVAAKDHVPAGTAEDNTGDTAGKEAFERLQKNLKVFQEIARAVGSIFDIDALLKEIIKIVFAIFPQAERCFVALQGRGENALAVRMVQTREPSLAGEECVLSQTLARRAIEERRSLLIMNTRMDSQVSVSVKISGASSILCAPLLCPQRTLGILQIESRNTTGEFSRTDLDLFTGIASQVALLIYNAELLDGLKLAKERVEHENKNLKKQQKVRSSLSDIIGVSAKMNEMLEFVKKVSISPYSVLITGESGTGKELIAKAIHYDGSRAGQPFVVLNCAAIPRDLLESELFGHEKGAFTGASETKQGLFEVADKGTIFLDEIGEMSVHTQAKLLRVLQEKELQRLGGTRIMKIDVRILAATNKDLKAAISSGEFREDLFYRLNVVPIHVPPLRERKEDIPLLITHFLASSCADVGKRIKGFTDEAKTNLLNYTWPGNVRELRNVMERIVTIAPADSVVGVEMLPHEVCNRPAVRLQKYKSAGTLYEAQKQLEVEMIVDALKSTEGNKSKAAALLGISRKVLYEKIENYKIL, encoded by the coding sequence ATGGCAGAACTCATTGATGTTACCATTCCTGGGCAGAAAAAAAGTTACCCGTTAAAAGACATCACCATTATTGGCCGGGCGTCCACGACCGATATTAAACTTGATGATCTTATGGTTTCCCGGCACCACGCCAGGGTCAGCAGGTGGAATGAAGGATATGTTGTCGAGGATCTGGGCAGTCTCAACGGAGTCTTTTTGAATGATGCGCGGATAACCTCCCCCCAGCCGCTTTCTGACAGCAGTAAAATCTGTATCGGCCCCCATACCCTGATCTTCCGAAGCGCTGAATCGCCACATCCGGCAAACATCACGCCACCATCCAGCGAGTACACCCAAATTATCGTAGCTGCAAAAGATCATGTCCCGGCGGGAACTGCCGAGGACAATACCGGCGATACCGCCGGTAAAGAGGCGTTTGAGAGGCTACAGAAAAACCTCAAAGTCTTTCAGGAAATTGCAAGGGCGGTTGGCAGTATTTTTGATATTGATGCATTGCTCAAAGAGATTATAAAGATCGTTTTTGCCATATTTCCTCAGGCTGAACGGTGCTTTGTCGCCTTACAAGGCCGCGGAGAGAATGCCCTGGCGGTCCGGATGGTTCAGACAAGGGAGCCGTCTCTTGCGGGGGAGGAATGCGTTCTGAGCCAAACGCTTGCCCGTCGTGCCATTGAGGAGCGGCGGTCATTGCTCATCATGAATACCCGCATGGATTCCCAGGTGAGTGTGAGTGTCAAGATCAGCGGTGCAAGTTCCATCCTGTGCGCCCCTCTTTTGTGTCCTCAAAGAACGCTGGGCATATTACAGATCGAGAGCAGGAACACTACCGGCGAATTTTCCCGGACGGATCTGGATCTCTTTACCGGTATTGCTTCACAGGTGGCGTTGTTAATCTATAACGCTGAACTTCTTGATGGTCTCAAACTGGCGAAGGAACGCGTCGAGCATGAGAATAAAAATCTCAAGAAACAACAGAAGGTTCGCTCCTCCCTCAGCGATATCATTGGTGTCAGCGCAAAGATGAATGAAATGCTGGAGTTTGTCAAAAAAGTCAGCATCTCTCCTTACAGCGTGCTTATTACCGGGGAAAGCGGCACGGGCAAAGAACTGATTGCCAAGGCCATCCATTATGATGGTTCAAGGGCAGGTCAGCCTTTCGTGGTTTTAAACTGCGCTGCGATTCCGCGGGATTTGCTTGAAAGCGAACTCTTCGGCCATGAAAAAGGCGCATTTACAGGGGCATCAGAGACAAAGCAGGGGCTCTTCGAAGTGGCGGACAAGGGAACAATCTTCCTTGATGAAATCGGGGAAATGTCTGTTCATACGCAGGCAAAACTCCTGCGGGTATTGCAGGAAAAGGAGCTGCAACGATTAGGCGGAACCAGGATCATGAAGATCGATGTGCGTATCCTTGCCGCCACCAACAAGGATTTAAAGGCAGCCATCAGTAGCGGGGAGTTTCGGGAAGACCTTTTTTACCGGTTGAACGTTGTGCCGATACATGTTCCGCCGCTGCGTGAACGGAAAGAAGACATCCCTTTGCTGATAACCCATTTTTTAGCGTCAAGTTGTGCCGATGTTGGCAAGCGTATCAAGGGATTTACTGACGAAGCAAAGACCAATCTGTTAAATTATACATGGCCGGGCAATGTGCGGGAGTTAAGGAATGTCATGGAGAGGATTGTTACCATTGCGCCGGCCGATAGCGTCGTTGGGGTAGAGATGCTCCCTCACGAAGTATGTAACCGGCCCGCGGTGCGGTTGCAAAAATATAAATCCGCAGGAACTCTCTATGAAGCCCAAAAACAATTGGAAGTTGAGATGATTGTGGATGCACTAAAATCAACAGAGGGTAATAAATCTAAGGCCGCTGCACTGCTGGGGATCAGCCGGAAGGTGCTCTATGAAAAGATCGAGAACTATAAGATTTTGTAA
- the rseP gene encoding RIP metalloprotease RseP yields the protein MPYLNVSTNIILVIVGIGLLIFVHELGHFLMAKKIGVRVLAFSLGFGPALLKKQWGETEYRLSLFPLGGYVKLAGEGPEEEKTGSHWEFSAKSVGQRASVLVAGVALNAVLAFIAFIVAFQIGVPFITPEIGQVAPGWPAWDAGIQRGDKIVEVDGDKDPDFEDLFTIVALSDPSRGVNLKIERKDKTFDVRVTPKYDAEHGIQRIGIMPATSLEIDKIFAFENKHSPARDAGIQVNDVIVAVNGKRISNEDEFREVETSHPGKEIAFTVLRDNKELELKVIPFQSTRWMLGLSCATAILDGVKNNSLASKAGFRKGDEIVEVNSKPVTGFTDIRKRIMDSEEETVVFTVKRNQAVTLISALLGDERVKDEFLDGLSPFYGLKVDSLVNGYPAEKVGLRPGDTIISLNEKELKDWNSLLQQVVLSQGKPMVIEWMRGDERFVSPIEPQKDEKTAVGNIGVKFREKTVVKQYGLFGSCVVGTKKAIINVQRLYLTIKGFFSQRLSTKNVGGFILIAQASYESAKVGFGKLVYFLGILSLQLALLNILPVPVLDGGHLLFLAIERIKGSPVSQRTLSIAQYIGFGLIITLVIYATRNDIMRLLTL from the coding sequence ATGCCTTATCTAAATGTATCAACCAATATTATTCTTGTTATCGTGGGTATCGGCCTGCTTATCTTTGTCCATGAACTGGGCCACTTTCTTATGGCAAAAAAGATCGGGGTCAGGGTGCTTGCCTTTTCATTGGGCTTCGGCCCTGCACTCCTGAAAAAGCAGTGGGGAGAAACGGAATACCGTCTTTCACTCTTCCCGCTGGGCGGTTATGTCAAGCTTGCCGGTGAAGGGCCTGAGGAAGAAAAGACCGGTTCTCACTGGGAGTTTTCGGCGAAGAGTGTCGGACAGCGCGCCTCTGTGCTTGTGGCGGGGGTCGCTCTAAACGCCGTTTTAGCCTTTATAGCCTTCATTGTTGCCTTCCAGATTGGCGTGCCTTTTATTACTCCTGAGATCGGTCAGGTCGCGCCGGGTTGGCCAGCCTGGGATGCCGGAATACAGCGTGGGGACAAGATTGTTGAGGTTGACGGAGACAAAGACCCTGATTTTGAAGACCTTTTTACGATCGTTGCCCTGAGCGATCCGTCCAGGGGGGTAAACCTTAAAATTGAACGGAAAGATAAGACTTTTGATGTCAGGGTCACGCCAAAGTACGATGCCGAGCATGGTATCCAGCGCATAGGCATTATGCCGGCTACCAGTCTGGAGATCGATAAGATATTTGCCTTTGAAAATAAGCACTCTCCGGCCAGAGATGCGGGGATTCAGGTGAATGACGTTATCGTTGCCGTAAATGGCAAACGGATTTCCAACGAGGATGAATTTCGCGAGGTTGAAACATCACATCCCGGAAAAGAGATTGCGTTTACGGTATTGCGGGACAATAAGGAATTGGAGCTAAAGGTGATTCCTTTTCAGTCCACCCGGTGGATGCTTGGCCTCTCCTGCGCAACGGCAATATTGGATGGCGTGAAAAATAACAGCCTTGCGAGCAAGGCTGGTTTCCGGAAAGGCGACGAGATTGTCGAAGTAAATTCAAAACCCGTGACGGGTTTTACCGATATCAGGAAGCGGATTATGGACTCGGAAGAAGAAACAGTGGTTTTTACGGTGAAAAGGAATCAAGCGGTAACCCTGATTTCCGCGCTCCTTGGTGATGAAAGGGTGAAAGATGAATTTCTGGATGGACTGAGCCCTTTCTATGGATTGAAGGTAGATTCTCTGGTGAATGGGTATCCCGCAGAAAAGGTTGGATTGCGACCCGGAGATACGATAATCTCTTTGAATGAGAAGGAACTCAAGGATTGGAATTCTCTCCTGCAGCAGGTAGTGTTGAGTCAGGGAAAACCCATGGTAATTGAGTGGATGCGGGGTGATGAGCGGTTTGTCTCTCCCATCGAGCCGCAGAAGGATGAAAAGACTGCGGTGGGAAATATCGGGGTGAAATTCAGAGAAAAAACCGTTGTAAAACAATACGGCCTTTTTGGTTCGTGCGTCGTGGGCACGAAAAAGGCAATCATTAATGTCCAGCGATTATATCTGACGATCAAGGGGTTTTTCTCACAGCGGCTTTCAACAAAGAACGTTGGCGGGTTTATTCTTATTGCTCAGGCTTCTTACGAATCGGCAAAGGTGGGTTTTGGCAAGTTGGTATATTTTTTGGGTATCCTGAGCCTCCAGCTTGCGCTCTTAAACATTTTGCCCGTTCCCGTGCTGGATGGCGGCCATCTCCTGTTTCTTGCGATTGAACGAATCAAGGGTTCTCCGGTGAGCCAGCGGACGCTCTCGATCGCCCAGTATATCGGTTTTGGTCTTATCATTACCCTCGTCATTTATGCCACACGGAATGACATCATGCGATTGTTAACGCTTTAA
- the dxr gene encoding 1-deoxy-D-xylulose-5-phosphate reductoisomerase, producing the protein MKKIVVLGSTGSIGKNTLEVARNLKDKFQVVGLSSNSRWELLAEQVEEFKPRYVALCDGELAKKLQQRFQGTHPEMLAGNNCLQEMVLNCNADIVVSAVVGAVGLPAAIAAIERGKTLALANKESLVMAGHIVMSLAKKDQILPVDSEHSAIFQSLRSGKSCEVKRVIITASGGPFCDYPADKLPDVKPAQALKHPTWQMGQKITIDSATLMNKALEIIEAKWLFGLTAEQIDVVIHPQSIIHSMVEFCDGSVIAQMGSPDMKVPIQYALTYPERSPLRVKGFDLPALGSLTFKKPDAEKFPALRLGYQVAREGGTTGATLNAANEVAVQAFLDGQIKFTEIAMYVEKVISHHHFIKNPCLEDILAADAWARQEMKKCLI; encoded by the coding sequence ATGAAAAAGATTGTCGTTCTTGGTTCTACAGGCTCGATTGGAAAAAATACTTTAGAAGTTGCCCGAAATCTCAAGGATAAATTTCAGGTAGTTGGCCTGTCTTCAAATTCCCGGTGGGAATTGCTTGCCGAGCAGGTCGAAGAATTCAAGCCCCGATATGTTGCCTTATGTGATGGCGAATTAGCCAAGAAGTTACAGCAGCGTTTTCAGGGCACGCATCCGGAAATGCTTGCCGGAAATAACTGCTTGCAGGAAATGGTTTTAAACTGTAATGCGGACATTGTGGTTTCCGCCGTTGTGGGCGCGGTAGGGTTGCCTGCGGCCATTGCCGCTATAGAGCGGGGAAAGACCCTTGCCCTGGCGAATAAAGAGTCTCTGGTTATGGCCGGACACATCGTGATGTCGCTGGCCAAAAAGGATCAGATATTACCCGTAGACAGTGAGCACAGTGCAATATTTCAGTCTCTCCGTTCAGGCAAGTCATGCGAAGTCAAGCGGGTCATTATTACTGCGTCCGGCGGGCCATTTTGTGATTACCCTGCCGATAAACTTCCCGATGTAAAGCCTGCACAGGCCCTGAAGCATCCCACGTGGCAAATGGGACAGAAGATCACCATCGATTCAGCTACCTTAATGAACAAGGCATTGGAGATCATTGAAGCGAAATGGCTGTTTGGCCTCACGGCAGAGCAGATCGATGTTGTTATTCACCCGCAGTCAATTATTCATTCCATGGTGGAATTTTGTGACGGGTCAGTTATTGCCCAGATGGGATCGCCGGATATGAAGGTGCCCATCCAGTATGCCTTGACATATCCAGAACGAAGCCCTCTCAGAGTAAAAGGGTTCGATTTGCCGGCCCTGGGAAGCCTGACTTTTAAGAAGCCTGATGCTGAAAAATTCCCGGCCTTGCGTCTTGGTTATCAGGTTGCGCGGGAAGGTGGTACGACGGGGGCGACACTCAATGCTGCTAATGAGGTGGCGGTGCAAGCGTTCCTCGATGGTCAGATTAAATTCACCGAGATTGCCATGTATGTGGAAAAGGTGATAAGCCATCATCACTTTATAAAAAATCCTTGCCTTGAGGATATACTGGCGGCGGACGCCTGGGCAAGACAGGAGATGAAAAAATGCCTTATCTAA
- the ispG gene encoding flavodoxin-dependent (E)-4-hydroxy-3-methylbut-2-enyl-diphosphate synthase has translation MIQRRKTRVVNAGGVLIGGDNPVSVQTMTKTHTEDIDATVKQIKDLETIGCNIVRVAVPTIVTAKCLGAIKRQIQIPLVADIHFGHHLALEAIAQGVDKIRINPGNMKDKKKLEEVVLAAKNRGIPIRIGVNSGSVRSEGDEAEELTTLMVKTVLRYCDHFESLGFKDIVLSLKASDVPSTLAAYRSIATQCDYPLHLGVTAAGPPSLATIKSAIGIGGLLSEGIGDTLRVSYTGASELEIKAGYDILEALGLHRRHEAELISCPTCGRCEIDLVDIVEKVRQRLPGDKKHLQIAIMGCVVNGPGEAREVDIGIAGGKGFGFLFKKGEKVRKIPEDRMVDELLEEIAHMT, from the coding sequence ATGATCCAAAGAAGAAAAACGCGGGTGGTCAATGCTGGCGGCGTACTGATAGGGGGGGATAATCCTGTTTCTGTGCAGACCATGACCAAGACTCACACCGAGGATATCGATGCCACGGTTAAACAGATCAAGGATTTGGAAACGATCGGATGCAATATTGTTCGAGTGGCGGTTCCAACGATCGTTACCGCTAAGTGTCTCGGCGCTATTAAGAGGCAGATACAGATTCCGTTGGTTGCCGATATTCATTTTGGGCATCACCTTGCACTGGAAGCCATTGCCCAGGGGGTTGACAAGATACGGATTAATCCTGGAAACATGAAGGATAAAAAAAAGCTGGAGGAAGTGGTTCTCGCGGCTAAAAATCGTGGTATTCCTATTCGTATCGGCGTGAATTCAGGTTCTGTGCGCAGCGAAGGTGACGAGGCGGAAGAGTTAACCACGCTGATGGTGAAAACGGTTTTGCGGTATTGCGATCATTTCGAGTCACTGGGGTTTAAAGATATCGTTCTGTCACTCAAGGCCTCTGATGTCCCTTCCACGCTGGCGGCCTACCGATCTATAGCGACTCAGTGTGATTATCCGCTGCATTTAGGGGTTACCGCTGCAGGCCCACCGAGCCTGGCGACAATAAAGTCTGCTATTGGTATCGGCGGTTTGCTCTCCGAAGGCATCGGTGATACCTTAAGGGTTTCTTATACCGGTGCGTCAGAATTGGAGATCAAGGCTGGGTATGATATTCTCGAGGCGCTGGGTCTTCACAGGCGTCATGAAGCAGAGCTCATTTCCTGTCCGACGTGCGGACGGTGTGAAATAGATTTGGTGGACATTGTAGAAAAGGTGCGGCAACGTCTGCCGGGCGATAAAAAGCACTTGCAAATCGCTATCATGGGATGTGTGGTGAACGGTCCTGGCGAAGCGCGTGAGGTTGATATCGGCATTGCCGGAGGCAAGGGGTTCGGATTCCTTTTTAAAAAGGGTGAAAAGGTCAGAAAGATACCGGAAGACCGCATGGTAGACGAACTTTTGGAAGAAATAGCCCACATGACATAA
- a CDS encoding carboxypeptidase regulatory-like domain-containing protein, with translation MKKYLISGLLAISSVVFFSHSIVWAQAEEKKVLTPEEMAEAAKKLEEAQQKLKKVVKNVPSVDNAGSITGVVTCQKMRNSADAIVFIEKVGDNKFAPPTEHAVVDQLNLTYVPRVVAMQKGTTVDFPNSDAVRHNVFSPPTAALQFNLGTYPTGVVKEVLFDVVGETPLLCNVHSEMAGFAVTFENPYFAITDKDGNYTIEGVPPGKYTVKTWHEKLKELSQEVTVEAGKATKVDFDLKRRR, from the coding sequence ATGAAAAAATATCTTATTTCTGGTCTGCTTGCGATTTCGTCTGTAGTATTTTTTTCTCATTCAATTGTTTGGGCTCAGGCGGAGGAAAAGAAGGTGTTGACACCTGAAGAGATGGCCGAGGCGGCGAAGAAACTGGAAGAGGCCCAGCAGAAGTTGAAGAAGGTGGTTAAAAATGTGCCGAGCGTGGATAATGCAGGCTCTATCACCGGCGTTGTAACTTGCCAGAAAATGAGGAACAGTGCTGATGCGATCGTATTCATTGAAAAAGTAGGAGATAACAAGTTTGCTCCGCCCACAGAACATGCCGTTGTTGATCAGCTTAATCTTACCTATGTACCACGCGTTGTTGCTATGCAGAAGGGTACAACGGTGGACTTTCCGAATAGCGATGCGGTTCGTCACAACGTGTTTTCTCCGCCCACCGCGGCATTACAATTTAACCTGGGAACGTATCCAACGGGTGTGGTAAAAGAGGTGCTTTTTGATGTTGTTGGCGAGACGCCGCTCCTTTGCAACGTTCACAGCGAAATGGCAGGATTTGCCGTAACCTTTGAAAATCCGTATTTTGCTATTACTGATAAAGACGGAAACTATACGATTGAAGGTGTTCCGCCGGGAAAATATACCGTGAAGACCTGGCACGAAAAACTGAAGGAACTATCACAGGAAGTTACCGTAGAGGCAGGAAAGGCTACGAAGGTTGATTTTGATTTGAAGAGAAGAAGATAA